DNA sequence from the Sulfurimonas sp. HSL3-1 genome:
TGCGCCAGATCGTCGAGGCGATCGCGCACGAATCCGAGGCGATGATCCTTGTGACGGACCTGAACCTGACCCCCGACGAATCCCGCTGGCTCGACGCCGAGGTCAAGCGCTTCAACGAATCGGGCAAAAACGTCACCCTGCAGCTGCTCGATCACCACGGCAGCGGCAAAGAGAGTGCGGCCCGCTATGCATGGTATACGCTCGACACGGACCGCAGCGCCACGAAGATCACCTACGAATTTGCCAAAGAGCACGGCTGGCTGCAGGAAGAACCTGCGTGGATGGAGGCCTATGTCGCCGTCGTCAACGCCGTCGACCTCTGGCTGCAGGATGAAAGGGAGAATTTCGAATACGGCAAAGTGCTCATGCGCCTCGTCAGCGAGACGCGCGAGCTGGGGCGCACCCTCTTTGCCGAGCAGGACCGCGCCTACAAGCTGAGCCTGCTGACCGAAGCCGCGGCGATGATCGCTTTGCCCGACGCCCCGATCGTACTGGACGAAAAGATCCATCTGATGAAAAAGGGGTTTTTCCGCGAAGAGGAGAACAACACCCTCGACAACCTGGTGACGAAGTACATCGTCTCCCTGATGGGGGCGAAGCGCAAAGAGATGACGATCTACTACAAAGGGTACCGCGGCTTTTTAAGCTATGCCGTCGGCAACACCTCCATCATCGGCAACGGCTTCCTCGTCACCTACCCCGAGTATGACTTCATCGTCGACATCAGCCCCCGCGGGACGATGAGCCTGCGCGCCAACAACCAGGTCGACGTCTCCCTCATCGCCAAAGAGTGGGCGGGCGGCGGCGGACACCCCAACGCCTCCGGGGGCCGTATCCAGGGCTTCAAAGAGCAGTTCCGCTACGACAAGGTCAAAGCGCAGATCGAGTCGCTGATCGCCAAGCGCGAATCCGTCTCCGGGAAACTGCCGCAAAAAAGCGAATAGGCCCCTAGCGGTTCTTCGCGAAATAGCGCTCCACACCCTCCGCCAGGCCCCTGGCAAAATAATCCTGATACGTATTGCTGTGAATCCGCACCGCCTCTTTGGGGTGGGTGATAAAGCCTATTTCGACGAGGACCGCCGGCATCTGCGCACCGACCAGGACCCAGAAAGGCCCCTCTCTCACGCCGGCATCCTTCACCTCTTTGTAGCGAGCCCGCAGCGAAGAGAGCACACTCGACTGCAGGTCTATGGCCAATTTGTGCGACGCAACGATCTTCTCGGAATTGAGGACGTTCAGGAAAGTGCTCTTCCCGTAGAAATCCATATCCTCTACTTCCGCCTTGTTCTCCAGGGCCGCGGCGTTCGTCGCCCGCTTTGAACGCGACGGGGAGAGAAAGTAGGTCTCGATGCCGTACGCTTTTCGCGCCTTGCTTTTGGGTACTGCGTTGGCGTGCAGGGAGATGAAGAGGTCCGCCCGCTTCTTGTTGGCGTAGCCCGTGCGGTTGCGCAGTTTGATGAACTTGTCCTTGCTGCGGGTCATGTAGACCGTATACCCGCGTTCGCGCAAGCGTGAGGCCGTCTTCACCGCCAGGGAGAGGACGATCTCTTTTTCCTTGTATCGGTTGTGTCCGACGGCCCCGCCGTCTTTGCCCCCGTGCCCCGGGTCGATCACGATCACCCGCTCCTTGTTGCGAGCCTGGACCGGGCTCAGCGCCGGCACGCGCTTCGGCGAGGTCACCCCGGAGAGCCCGGCGCGTACGGTCAATGTCTTCTCATGCTTGGCAAAGCGTACCGGCAGCGCCTGGGAACTTTCAAGGACCAGACGGATCGTGTGCGGTTTGTACTGGGTGAGGCTGATGCGCTTGAGATCGCGGTGGGTCAGCGTGTGGGACCTGTCCAGTACCGCGTGAATGTCGAGAACGTATCGGTAGCCGTGCTTGCCGCTTTTTTTCAGTTTGAAGAAGTTGACATCCCTGTTCGAGAGCGGTTTCTCAAAATGGAACACGAGATTGCCGCTGTCCCATTCGACCTCGTCAAGGCGGTTCTGCCCCTTTATACTCGGTGCTTTCACTCTGCTTTTCGAAGCCGGTTCCGGCTTTGCGACCGGTTCCGGCTCCGTGGCCGGGGCCGGTTTGACGTCCGTTGTCGGCGCCGGCAGTGTTTTGAGCTTGTTGCGGTAGTCGCTGACGTCGATATGCAGTTTGTTTCCGCTGGCAACAATCCCCTCCAGCGCACGCCGTTTCTTGGCGGCGTCCCCTTCGACCGTTGCGTCCATATAGGCGGACTTGAACGTATCGTATGCCTGGAAAATTTCGGATTGTTTATTGGATTGAAGCGCCGTCTCCGCCTGGGAGAGGTTCATCCCACTGAGGGTAGACGCGGTCAGCGTAAGAGCCGTGACGATTGCGCGGAGCCGCTTCAACGTCATTACGACCTATTCGCCTTCGGTAAGCTTTTTCATCAGGTCGGCGACACTGATGAGTTCGGTGATCCGGTAGCCGTTTGTACCGGAGAAGAAGAGGCCCAGCTCCGTGTTCCCCTCATACGCGTCGCTGAGGCGGTCGGCGATGCAGAAACCGACCGCTTTCGCCTCGACCCCGCGCTCGCAGGGGGCGACACAGTTAGAGATACACTTGATCGCAGGCCCCGTGCGGGTTTCGACCAGGCTGCTCAGGTTCGTGCGCACGCCTCTGGCCGGGTAGCCGACCGGGGACTTCATGAGGTGAATATCCTCCTCTTTTGCTTCGAGCAGGACCTTCTTGAAGTTCGGGTGGGCGTCGCACTCGTAGGTCCCGATAAACCGGGTTCCCATCTGTACTCCTTTGGCACCGAGCGCCATCATCTCCTCGATGTCCTTTTTGTCCCAGATACCGCCGGCGGCAATGACGGGGATATCGCCCCAGCTGGCCGCCTCTTCGACGACCGGAGCGACCAGATTCTCGAGCTGGTGCTCCTCCATGGAACACTGTTCATAGGTAAAGCCCTGGTGGCCGCCGCTCTTGGGTCCTTCCAGGATCACGGCGTCGGGGAGGCGGTTGTAACGCTTCTCCCAGCGCTTACAGATGATCTTGAGCGCCTTCGGCGAGGAGACGATCGGCACGAGGGCGACATCGGGGTACCCTTCGGTGAACTCGGGCATATTCGTCGGCAGCCCCGCTCCCGTGATGATGATGTCGATTCCCGCTTCGCAGGCGTCCCGTACGACACGGCCGTAGTCGTTGATGGCGTAGAGGATATTGGCAGCCAGGGGGGCATCGCCGCAGATCTTGCGTGCATTGTTGATGATAGCCGTGAGTCCCTCTTTGGAGTAGAAGTTCTCCACATCCAGCGGGCGTCCGGAGACGAGTTTGTGCGCATGCTCTTTCTGCTCGTAATACCCGGTCCCGACGGCGCTGATAACGCCGAGGCCGCCCTCTTTGGAGACGGTGCCGGCCAGACGGTCCCAGCTGATGCCGACGCCCATACCGCCCTGAACGATCGGTTTATCAATGGTGTATTTGCCGATTTTCAGCGGTTCGAAACTCATCTATTTCACCTTTACGCGTGCAAACTTGCGCTTGCCCACCTGCAGGATGTACTCCCCGGCTTCGAGCTGAAGCTGTTCGTCATCCACTTTTTGCTGGTCCATTTTAACGGCTCCTTGCTTAAGGTCGCGCCGGGCCTGCGATGTTGAGGGTTCAAGCCCGCAATCCTGTAAGGCTTTGGCGATCCAGACCGGTCCGTCAAGCGTAAATTCGGGCATATCGCTGGGGAGTTCGCTCTTGGCGTGGACCCGGTCGAACTCCGCCTTCGCCGCCTCGGCATCCGTTGCGCTGTGAAAGCGTTCGACGATTTCCATCGCCAGTGCTTCTTTGACCTTTTTCGGGTGGGCTTTGCCCTCTGCGACGTCAGCCTTGAGCTGCGCGATCTCGGCAAGGCTCTTGTGGCTGAGCAGTTCGTAGTAGCGCCACATCAGGTCGTCCGAGATGCTCAGCATCTTGCCGAACATCTCCCCCGGGGCTTCGGCGACGCCGATATAGTTGTTAAGGCTCTTGCTCATCTTCTGAACGCCGTCGAGGCCTTCGAGGATCGGCATCATCAGCACCGCCTGCTCTTTGCCCTTCTCGTAGGCTCGCTGCAGGTGGCGCCCCATCAGGAGGTTGAACTTCTGGTCCGTCCCCCCGATCTCGATATCGCTGTCGAGGTGGACGCTGTCGAAGCCCTGAAGCAGCGGGTAGATGAACTCGCTGATGGAGATGGGCGTACCGCTCTTGTAGCGCTTTTCGAAATCGTCGCGCTCAAGCATCCGCGCGACGTTCATCAGGGTGGTGAGTTCCAGCATCCCCGCCGCGCCGATGGGGTTGATCCAGTCGGCGTTGAAAAGGACCTCCGTCTTTTCAGGGTCAAGGATCTTGAAGACCTGCTCCTTGTAGCTCTTGGCATTTTCGGCGATCTGCTCCGGGAGCAGTTTTTTGCGTGTCTCGCTCTTGCCCGTCGGGTCCCCGATCTGCGCCGTAAAGTCGCCGATGATGAACTGGACGCGTCCGCCGATGCGCTGGAAAGCGGCCAGCTTGTTGAGCAGCACCGTATGCCCCAGGTGCAGGTCCGGCGCCGTCGGGTCGAAACCCGCCTTGACGCTGAAGGTTTTTCCCTCGTCCAGGGCCGCTTTTACCAGCGTCTCGATACGCTCCTCGTCGATAATCTCCGCCGTTCCGCGGCGGATCTCAGCCAATGCTTCTGTTACTGTCATTCTTTCCCTTCACCTCTCACACGGAGCGATACGCGTCGTCCGTTCGAATAAACTGTATGATATGAATTTTTTGTTCAATTTTAGCGCGGAGGCGGTTAATATCCGCTTCCGAACTCTGGAACTCCAGCTCGCACAGCTGCTGGTGTTCCTGGCGTTCCTTGCCCAGTTCGATGCTGACGATTTCCGCCCCCAGCTTTGCCAGGAACGTGAGGAAATCCGCCAGGGCTCCCTTGGCGTTGTGCATGCTGACGATCATGTGGTAATGGAAGATACTCTCCTGCTTCCAGCGCACAAAGAGCATCGGCTCCTCATCCTCGATCAGCGTCGCGGCATGCTGGCACATCTTGTGGTGGATATGCGCCTTGCCGTTGCTGACGAAACCGACGATCTCGTCCCCGGCTTTGGGGTGGCAGCAGAAATCGAAAACGACGTCCGAGATCGTGTGGTTCGAGAAGAGCTCGATCGAGCCGAAACGGTAGAGTTTGAGCTTGAAGCGGTGCGACGCCAGGAAGGCGCCGAACTTCTTGTGCGAGCGCAGATCTTTGAGGTAGTGGTGCAGCACCTCTCTGAGGTAGTCCACGTCCCGGGCGATCATCCAGGCATTCTGCAGACGGTTGTGTTCGCGCATCCACTCCCGGATGCGGGTCACGTTGAGCTGCATGACGCCGCGCATGATCAGCAGACCGCTCCGGCTGTCGATGTCGCGGATGCGGTGGCGGCAGTTGATGCGGATATGCTGTTTCGCCCGGGAGGTCTTGACGGCATCCATCCAGCTGCAGCGCAGCAGCTTCTCCTCTGCGGTCATGATCCGGACGATATCGCCGTTATGCAGCTCGGCCAGCAGGCTCTTGCTCTCCTTGTTTACCAGGCACGACTCCGCCCGATCGCCTATTTCCGTATGGACGGCGTAGGCGAAATCCAGCGCCGTTGCCCCGCGCGGGAGAGTATAGGGTTTGCCTTTGGGAGAGAAGACGCTGATATCTTCGCTGTAAAGATCGGTCTTGGCCAGTTCGTAGAAGTCCTCGATCGACTCCTCCTGGTACTGCAGGTTCTGCAGCCAGTCGAGGTTGATATTGTTGCCGCCGCTCTTGTACTTCCAATGCGCCGCGACCCCCAGCTCCGCCGTTTTATGCATCTCGAAGGTACGGATCTGCACCTCGATGATGGAGGTGTCGTCGAAGACCGTCGTATGCAGGGTCTGGTAGCCGTTCTCTTTCGGGATCGCGATGTAGTCTTTGAAGCGCGACGTGAGCGGCTGGAAATGCAGATGCACGAGCCCGAGGACGCTGTAGCACTGTGTCGGGTCGTTGACGAGCACCCTGATCGCCAGCAGGTCCAGCACCTCGTCGATGCTGATCCCCTTGCGCTGCATCTTGAGGTAGATGGAGTAGTCGTGTTTGATCCGGCTGAGGATCTCGTAACTGCCCGGAATAATCCCCTGACGCTCCATCAGCTTCGCGATCTTCTGTCGGAAACCGTTGAGGCGCAGCTCGATGTCGTGGTAGTTCACCTTCAGATAATCGTCGATGCGCTTCTTCTCCTCCGCGAACACGTAGGAAAAGCTCAGGTCTTCGAGGAAGTTCTTGATATAGGAGATACCGAGGCGGTGGGCAATAGGGGCGTAGACGACGAGCGTCTCCTCGGCGATGCGGCGCTGTTTGGCCGGCGGCAGCGAGTCGAGGGTCAGCATGTTGTGCAGCCGGTCACAAAGCTTGACGACCAGGACACGGATATCCTTGATGGAAGCGAGCAGCATCTTTCTAAACGTCAGCGCCGAAACGACAAGCTTCTCGTCCGAGTGGGAGGGAATGAGCTCCTTGTCACGGATCAGGTCGATCTTGGTCAGGCCGTGCACCAGGTGGGCAACGTCGGAACCGTAGCGCAGTTCCACCGCTTCGATGGTGTTGGGCGTATCCTCGACGACGTCATGCAGCAGCGCGGCGATGACCATGGCCCGGTCGCCGGTAATGGAGGCCACCAGCGCGGCAACGAGGATCGGGTGGACAACGTAGGGTTCGCCGCTTTTGCGCGTCTGGTGCGCATGGGCATCTTTGGAGAAGAGCAGTGCATCCTCGATCTGTTCATCGAAGGGGATATTTTCGTGCAGCAGGGCTGTCGCACTTTCAATATCCCGGATGGCGCGGATCTGGTTGATATCAAAATTGTTTGCCATGGCTGCTCTTTGCGGTCAGATGTGGGAGCGCCCGACGGACGCAGGGAGGAAAGTTAGGCTTTCTGCTTGAAGCCCTTGATGAGCACGAGGCCTTCCGCGATTTCCATCAGTGCGAGGTCTGTCGACTTGGTCGTCTTCAGGTCAAGGTTGAGCTTGCTCTGGGCACCGTTCTCGAGCTCTTTCGCACGCTGTGCAACGGCAATCGCGAGCTGATAGCGGTCGATGCCGGCAGTGTTGAGGGCTTTGGCAGTGATCTCTTCAAGACGCATAGTTGTCATGGTGTTTTCCTTTGGTAATTTTCTTACTGCTGTACGATGGAGCAGTTGGTGTAATCGCCGCCGATAATCTCAAGCAGGTTCCCCGACTTGAACATGTCGCAGACGATAATCGGCAGTTTGTTGTCCTTGGCCAGCGCGATGGACGTATCGTCCATGACCTTGATGTGGTCGTGCAGCGCCTGGTCGTACGAAAGGACATCCAGTTTAACGGCGTCGGCGAATTTGTTCGGGTCGCGGTCGTAAACGCCGTCGACCTTCGTCGCCTTGATGATGACGTCCGCTCCGATTTCAACCGCCCGCAGCGTTGCGGCGGTATCGGTCGTAAAGAACGGGTTCCCCGTGCCCGCCGCGAAGATGACGACGCGTCCCTTTTCCAGATGACGGACGGCGCGGCGCTGGATGTAGGGCTCGGCGATCTGTTCCATTTTGATCGCCGTCTGCACCCGCACTTTCAGTCCGGCGTGTTCGCACGCCTCCTGCATCGCCACGGCATTGATCACCGTCGCAAGCATGCCCATATAGTCCCCGGCAGTACGGCGGATGATCCCGTCCTTGGCCGCCGTCACACCGCGGATGATATTGCCGCCGCCGATAACGAGACCGACCTGGATACCCGCGTCGACGAGGCTCTTGATCTCCTGGGAGATGTAGTTGAGGATCTGGGTGTCGATCCCGTGACCGGCTTCACCGGCCAGTGCTTCACCTGAAAACTTAACCAACACCCGTTTTTGACCCATCAAACACGCTCCTCTCTCACACCGGCGGCGCCTGTTCCGCACAAAAAGTGTCTTTATAAAATCCCGCAATTATATTTTACAGTCGCTTTAAAGGAGCTTTAAGAAAAGCAAACCCCCGCCGCACGGGGGGATAAAAGTTTCGTTAGGAAGCAGCGTATCCGCCGTTAAAACCACAATTCGTCGCCGTGGCGCAGCAGATCGACGTAATTGGCCCGCTCCAGGGCCGAAGGATTGGGAGCCTTGGCGTAGCTGATGGCGCCGCGCATCTGGTCGAACGATTCGTACTCATGCTCCGTCATCCAGCGTTCCGCGGCCGCCAGCATCACGGCGGCGTGGGCCTCCCCCCGTTCATGGAAGACCGTCGCGGCCGCCACCGTATTCGCTCCGGCCATGACGGCCTTGACGATATCGTTCCCTTCGGTCACCCCGCCCCCGGCGCAAAACTGCAAGGCGCTCTGGCCGTAACAGACGGCGACGGCGCGCAGGGCCGCGGCGAAATCGGCCGGGGAGCTTTTGGAGAGTGTGCGCGTCCACTCCAGCGCCTCCAGGTCGATATCGCTCTGGTAGAAGCGGTTGAAGAGCACGGCGGCCGTCGCCCCCGCCTCCTCCGCCGCCTTAAGGAAATGGGGCAGCGCGGTAAACGCAGGGGCCAGCTTGACAGCGAACGGCAGGGTCGTCTCCCGCCGGACGGAGGCGATCGCCTCAAGGTAGTGCGCCTCGATCTGTTCCGCGGAGGTCCATGCCCTGTTCGCCGGGTAGTAGAGGTTCAACTCCAGCGCATCCGCGCCGGCGTCTTCGAGCATCTTGGCGTAGGTCGTCCATCCGCCGGTACTGACCCCGTTGAGGCTCGCGATCACGGGGATATCCAGGGCCGTTTTCAGGGCGCGGAGCCGCCCCAGGTAGTTTTCCATCTCGTAATTCTCGAACGCCCCCTCCGGGAAGAAACTCAGCGCTTCGGAGAAGGCATCCCTGCCGTGAAAGAGCATATGGTCGACCTCGTGCAGCTCCGCGTTGATCTGCTCTTCGAAAAGCGAATGCATCACGATCGCCGCCGCGCCGTGGTCTTCCAGAGCGCGGCAGCGGTCGGTATGCTGGCTCATCGGCGACGCCGAAACGATCAAGGGGCTTTTGAGGGTCAGTCCGAGGTATTCGATACTCATTTGCATACGTTCTCCTTGCTAAAGGTCAGGTTCCCACTGTCGGCGAGGTCGCGGTAGCGTATCCAGTCCCGCTGCGCCTTGTCCGTTGCCGCCTCCAGGAAAGCACCTGCCCGTTCGGCATTCATCTTCAGCACCATCTTGAAGCGGGCCTCGTTGTACATGTAGCTCTTGACCGGCGTTTTGGGCTCTTTGTAATCGAGGGAGAAGGGGTTCTCGTCACTGCCGATCTTTCCGGGGTTGTAGCGCATCAGCGGCCACAGCCCGCTCTCCACCGCCAGCTTCTGCTGCTGCATACCGTAGCGCAGATCATACCCGTGGGCGATGCAGTGACTGTAGGCGATGATGATGGAGACCCCCTCGTAGGCTTCAGCCTCCACGAAGGCCTTGAGTGTCTGCGCGTCGTTGGCACCCATCGCCACCCGGGCAACGTAGACGTTGCCGTAGCTGAGCGCATGCAGGGCCAGGTCCTTCGCGTCGGCGGGTTTCCCCCCGGCGGAGAACTTCGCCACCGCGCCTATCGGCGTTGCCTTGGAGGTCTGTCCGCCCGTGTTGGAGTAGACCTGGGTATCCATGACGAGGATGTTGATGTTGCGCCCCGAGGCGAGCACGTGGTCCAGACCGCCGTAGCCGATGTCGTAGGCCCAGCCGTCGCCCCCCATCGCCCAGACGGATTTGCGGATCAGGTAGGAGCTCACCCCTTCCAGAAGCCGCGCCTCCTCCCGGTCGATGCCGGCGAGTTTCGCTTCGAGGCTTTTCACGTCCGCACGCTGGCGGGCGATCT
Encoded proteins:
- a CDS encoding nitronate monooxygenase — its product is MSFEPLKIGKYTIDKPIVQGGMGVGISWDRLAGTVSKEGGLGVISAVGTGYYEQKEHAHKLVSGRPLDVENFYSKEGLTAIINNARKICGDAPLAANILYAINDYGRVVRDACEAGIDIIITGAGLPTNMPEFTEGYPDVALVPIVSSPKALKIICKRWEKRYNRLPDAVILEGPKSGGHQGFTYEQCSMEEHQLENLVAPVVEEAASWGDIPVIAAGGIWDKKDIEEMMALGAKGVQMGTRFIGTYECDAHPNFKKVLLEAKEEDIHLMKSPVGYPARGVRTNLSSLVETRTGPAIKCISNCVAPCERGVEAKAVGFCIADRLSDAYEGNTELGLFFSGTNGYRITELISVADLMKKLTEGE
- a CDS encoding phosphoesterase, with translation MTIYHLSHIDLDGYSCQLVMQHTPHTMHFYNANYGEEVPERLRQIVEAIAHESEAMILVTDLNLTPDESRWLDAEVKRFNESGKNVTLQLLDHHGSGKESAARYAWYTLDTDRSATKITYEFAKEHGWLQEEPAWMEAYVAVVNAVDLWLQDERENFEYGKVLMRLVSETRELGRTLFAEQDRAYKLSLLTEAAAMIALPDAPIVLDEKIHLMKKGFFREEENNTLDNLVTKYIVSLMGAKRKEMTIYYKGYRGFLSYAVGNTSIIGNGFLVTYPEYDFIVDISPRGTMSLRANNQVDVSLIAKEWAGGGGHPNASGGRIQGFKEQFRYDKVKAQIESLIAKRESVSGKLPQKSE
- a CDS encoding RelA/SpoT family protein, whose product is MANNFDINQIRAIRDIESATALLHENIPFDEQIEDALLFSKDAHAHQTRKSGEPYVVHPILVAALVASITGDRAMVIAALLHDVVEDTPNTIEAVELRYGSDVAHLVHGLTKIDLIRDKELIPSHSDEKLVVSALTFRKMLLASIKDIRVLVVKLCDRLHNMLTLDSLPPAKQRRIAEETLVVYAPIAHRLGISYIKNFLEDLSFSYVFAEEKKRIDDYLKVNYHDIELRLNGFRQKIAKLMERQGIIPGSYEILSRIKHDYSIYLKMQRKGISIDEVLDLLAIRVLVNDPTQCYSVLGLVHLHFQPLTSRFKDYIAIPKENGYQTLHTTVFDDTSIIEVQIRTFEMHKTAELGVAAHWKYKSGGNNINLDWLQNLQYQEESIEDFYELAKTDLYSEDISVFSPKGKPYTLPRGATALDFAYAVHTEIGDRAESCLVNKESKSLLAELHNGDIVRIMTAEEKLLRCSWMDAVKTSRAKQHIRINCRHRIRDIDSRSGLLIMRGVMQLNVTRIREWMREHNRLQNAWMIARDVDYLREVLHHYLKDLRSHKKFGAFLASHRFKLKLYRFGSIELFSNHTISDVVFDFCCHPKAGDEIVGFVSNGKAHIHHKMCQHAATLIEDEEPMLFVRWKQESIFHYHMIVSMHNAKGALADFLTFLAKLGAEIVSIELGKERQEHQQLCELEFQSSEADINRLRAKIEQKIHIIQFIRTDDAYRSV
- the tyrS gene encoding tyrosine--tRNA ligase, with product MTVTEALAEIRRGTAEIIDEERIETLVKAALDEGKTFSVKAGFDPTAPDLHLGHTVLLNKLAAFQRIGGRVQFIIGDFTAQIGDPTGKSETRKKLLPEQIAENAKSYKEQVFKILDPEKTEVLFNADWINPIGAAGMLELTTLMNVARMLERDDFEKRYKSGTPISISEFIYPLLQGFDSVHLDSDIEIGGTDQKFNLLMGRHLQRAYEKGKEQAVLMMPILEGLDGVQKMSKSLNNYIGVAEAPGEMFGKMLSISDDLMWRYYELLSHKSLAEIAQLKADVAEGKAHPKKVKEALAMEIVERFHSATDAEAAKAEFDRVHAKSELPSDMPEFTLDGPVWIAKALQDCGLEPSTSQARRDLKQGAVKMDQQKVDDEQLQLEAGEYILQVGKRKFARVKVK
- a CDS encoding DNA-directed RNA polymerase subunit omega, which codes for MTTMRLEEITAKALNTAGIDRYQLAIAVAQRAKELENGAQSKLNLDLKTTKSTDLALMEIAEGLVLIKGFKQKA
- the pyrH gene encoding UMP kinase; translated protein: MGQKRVLVKFSGEALAGEAGHGIDTQILNYISQEIKSLVDAGIQVGLVIGGGNIIRGVTAAKDGIIRRTAGDYMGMLATVINAVAMQEACEHAGLKVRVQTAIKMEQIAEPYIQRRAVRHLEKGRVVIFAAGTGNPFFTTDTAATLRAVEIGADVIIKATKVDGVYDRDPNKFADAVKLDVLSYDQALHDHIKVMDDTSIALAKDNKLPIIVCDMFKSGNLLEIIGGDYTNCSIVQQ
- a CDS encoding dihydroorotate dehydrogenase-like protein gives rise to the protein MQMSIEYLGLTLKSPLIVSASPMSQHTDRCRALEDHGAAAIVMHSLFEEQINAELHEVDHMLFHGRDAFSEALSFFPEGAFENYEMENYLGRLRALKTALDIPVIASLNGVSTGGWTTYAKMLEDAGADALELNLYYPANRAWTSAEQIEAHYLEAIASVRRETTLPFAVKLAPAFTALPHFLKAAEEAGATAAVLFNRFYQSDIDLEALEWTRTLSKSSPADFAAALRAVAVCYGQSALQFCAGGGVTEGNDIVKAVMAGANTVAAATVFHERGEAHAAVMLAAAERWMTEHEYESFDQMRGAISYAKAPNPSALERANYVDLLRHGDELWF
- a CDS encoding N-acetylmuramoyl-L-alanine amidase; the encoded protein is MTLKRLRAIVTALTLTASTLSGMNLSQAETALQSNKQSEIFQAYDTFKSAYMDATVEGDAAKKRRALEGIVASGNKLHIDVSDYRNKLKTLPAPTTDVKPAPATEPEPVAKPEPASKSRVKAPSIKGQNRLDEVEWDSGNLVFHFEKPLSNRDVNFFKLKKSGKHGYRYVLDIHAVLDRSHTLTHRDLKRISLTQYKPHTIRLVLESSQALPVRFAKHEKTLTVRAGLSGVTSPKRVPALSPVQARNKERVIVIDPGHGGKDGGAVGHNRYKEKEIVLSLAVKTASRLRERGYTVYMTRSKDKFIKLRNRTGYANKKRADLFISLHANAVPKSKARKAYGIETYFLSPSRSKRATNAAALENKAEVEDMDFYGKSTFLNVLNSEKIVASHKLAIDLQSSVLSSLRARYKEVKDAGVREGPFWVLVGAQMPAVLVEIGFITHPKEAVRIHSNTYQDYFARGLAEGVERYFAKNR